From Pseudomonas fluorescens, one genomic window encodes:
- a CDS encoding FAD-binding oxidoreductase — protein sequence MSEQSPLHLIAGYTEALATKRALEHSGSDFYEARGEVASTVVQLHPKRLALEVVQVIDDTPSTKTLRLQAVDRQLLPPFQAGQYINLFVEIDGVHTARPYAISSSPMQRQYYDLTVKRAVGGFVSGYLLDRVHVGQPLRSSGPMGTFHHNPLFHGDELVFLAGGSGAAPTRSMLLNILERGLEQRLHLIYVNSYVDDVIYAEAFRTLAEAHPQFRLTEVISRPPAGYRGHSGRLSRELLQAQLGEMGNRMFYVCGPTPFNDSCLELLSELGVARRRIRVEANGAPKSPDRQPGWPEGIDLEAEVQVTVQGRGSFRSKVGEPLLNALERNGYFVENACRSGECSLCRVKLVSGPVFNPQEAHLRQSDRDFGWVYSCVAFATGDVEVML from the coding sequence ATGTCTGAACAGAGTCCATTGCACCTGATCGCCGGATACACCGAGGCGCTCGCGACCAAGCGGGCGCTGGAGCACAGCGGTTCGGATTTCTACGAAGCGCGCGGCGAGGTTGCCAGCACCGTGGTCCAGTTGCACCCCAAGCGCCTGGCGCTGGAAGTGGTGCAGGTCATCGACGACACGCCGAGCACCAAAACCTTGCGCCTGCAGGCGGTGGATCGCCAGCTGCTGCCGCCGTTCCAGGCCGGGCAGTACATCAACCTGTTCGTCGAAATCGACGGCGTGCACACGGCGCGACCCTATGCGATTTCCTCCTCGCCAATGCAGCGCCAGTACTACGATCTGACGGTCAAGCGCGCAGTGGGTGGCTTCGTTTCCGGGTACTTGCTGGACCGCGTGCACGTGGGTCAGCCACTGCGCAGTTCGGGGCCGATGGGCACCTTTCACCATAATCCGCTGTTTCATGGTGACGAACTGGTGTTTCTCGCCGGGGGCTCAGGAGCGGCGCCGACGCGCAGCATGTTGCTGAACATCCTCGAGCGAGGCTTGGAGCAGCGCTTGCATCTGATCTATGTGAACAGCTACGTCGATGATGTGATCTACGCCGAAGCATTTCGCACCCTGGCTGAGGCGCACCCGCAGTTTCGCCTGACCGAGGTGATTTCCCGCCCGCCCGCTGGTTATCGCGGGCACAGCGGGCGTTTGAGTCGCGAGCTGTTGCAGGCGCAGTTGGGCGAGATGGGCAATCGGATGTTCTATGTCTGCGGGCCGACGCCGTTCAATGACAGCTGCTTGGAACTGCTCAGCGAGCTGGGAGTGGCGCGGCGACGGATTCGGGTCGAGGCCAACGGTGCACCGAAGTCACCGGATCGGCAGCCGGGTTGGCCTGAGGGGATTGATCTGGAGGCTGAGGTGCAGGTAACGGTGCAGGGGCGTGGCAGCTTTCGCAGTAAGGTGGGTGAGCCGTTGCTTAATGCTTTGGAGCGCAATGGTTACTTCGTTGAGAATGCTTGTCGGTCGGGGGAGTGCAGTTTGTGTCGGGTGAAGTTGGTGTCTGGCCCGGTGTTTAATCCGCAGGAGGCGCACCTGCGGCAGTCGGACCGGGATTTTGGCTGGGTTTATTCCTGTGTGGCGTTTGCGACGGGGGATGTGGAGGTGATGTTGTAG
- the pdxR gene encoding MocR-like pyridoxine biosynthesis transcription factor PdxR: MKSPAGLLLSAIELDRESAVPLYRQLYLQIRKQILGGKLQGGVRLPSTRTLSKELALSRITILNAFDQLIAEGFLASRTGAGTYVGDEWENRGARDAEAEEPPPRLSDLSQSMLSLRSDHFRGVSYTDWDPATPTSFLPSHSTYDSFPLAVWRRLMNRHLLKPTKSMLGYGELQGLQALRTAIADYVFDARGIDCKVEQVVIVSGAQQAFNLLAMLLLNPQDRAWMEDPGHIAARIALQAQGAQVVPLPIDEQGIDIAQGLAECPDARLVFTTPSRQHPLGVTMSYGRRQALIDWATQQQSWIIEDDCDSEFRYQGRLLPALCAMDRMTRVIYVGTFSKVLFPALRLGYVILPQALVEPFCTLRAVMDRSPPTLLQATTADFMSEGHFLSHIRRMRSLYQARQQALVEQLQRQLGDFFTLTPVDAGMHLIAWLPANLEDDQVARDLARHNIHTYALSDYCLAHRLPPALLMGFAGTPEKLAQTRVEALARALGELGYLTQAD; the protein is encoded by the coding sequence ATGAAATCCCCCGCAGGCCTGCTGCTGTCGGCCATCGAGCTGGATCGCGAGAGCGCGGTGCCGCTGTACCGCCAGCTGTATCTGCAGATTCGCAAACAGATTCTCGGCGGCAAGCTGCAGGGTGGCGTGCGCCTGCCGTCGACGCGGACCCTGAGCAAGGAACTGGCGCTGTCGCGGATCACCATTCTCAACGCCTTTGACCAACTGATCGCCGAGGGCTTCCTCGCCTCGCGCACCGGCGCCGGCACCTATGTCGGCGACGAATGGGAAAACCGTGGGGCGCGAGATGCCGAGGCTGAAGAACCGCCTCCGCGCCTGTCGGACCTCAGCCAGTCGATGCTGTCGCTGCGCAGCGATCATTTTCGTGGGGTGTCCTATACCGATTGGGACCCGGCGACCCCGACCTCCTTCCTGCCCAGCCACAGCACTTACGACAGCTTCCCGCTGGCGGTATGGCGACGGCTGATGAACCGCCACCTGCTCAAGCCGACCAAATCGATGCTCGGCTACGGCGAACTGCAGGGCCTGCAGGCGTTGCGCACGGCCATTGCCGACTACGTGTTCGACGCCCGTGGCATCGACTGCAAGGTCGAACAAGTGGTGATCGTCTCCGGTGCCCAGCAGGCCTTCAACCTGTTGGCCATGCTGCTGCTCAATCCCCAGGACCGCGCCTGGATGGAAGACCCCGGGCACATCGCCGCGCGCATTGCCCTGCAGGCCCAGGGCGCCCAGGTGGTGCCACTGCCCATCGACGAGCAAGGCATCGACATCGCCCAAGGCCTGGCCGAATGCCCGGACGCGCGCCTGGTATTCACCACGCCGTCGCGCCAGCACCCGCTCGGCGTGACCATGAGCTACGGACGGCGCCAGGCGCTGATTGACTGGGCGACGCAACAGCAGAGCTGGATCATCGAGGACGACTGCGACAGCGAATTTCGCTATCAGGGCCGGTTGCTCCCGGCGCTCTGTGCCATGGACCGCATGACCCGGGTGATCTACGTCGGCACCTTCAGCAAGGTGCTGTTTCCAGCCCTGCGCCTGGGCTACGTGATTTTGCCCCAGGCCCTGGTCGAACCTTTCTGCACCCTGCGCGCGGTGATGGACCGCAGCCCGCCGACGCTGCTCCAGGCGACCACCGCCGACTTCATGAGCGAGGGCCATTTCCTCAGTCATATCCGGCGCATGCGCAGCCTGTACCAGGCGCGCCAGCAGGCGCTGGTGGAGCAACTGCAACGGCAACTCGGCGACTTCTTCACCCTCACCCCGGTGGACGCCGGCATGCACCTGATCGCCTGGTTGCCCGCGAACCTGGAGGACGATCAGGTCGCCCGCGACTTGGCCCGGCACAACATTCACACCTACGCCTTGAGCGACTACTGCCTCGCCCATCGCCTGCCGCCGGCGTTGCTGATGGGCTTCGCCGGCACCCCGGAAAAACTCGCGCAGACCCGTGTCGAAGCTCTGGCTCGCGCCTTGGGGGAATTGGGTTACCTGACCCAGGCCGATTGA
- a CDS encoding TauD/TfdA dioxygenase family protein — protein MKVEQLTCSIGAELIGVNLADAVHDDGLFAEIRQQLLQHRVVFLRDQDITRAEHVAFARRFGELEDHPVAGSDPEHPGLVRIYKNPDQPMDRYENAWHTDATWREAPPMGCVLRCVECPPVGGDTMWTNMVQAYANLPDDVKLKIADLRARHSIEASFGAAMPIEKRLALKAMYPDAEHPVVRTHPETGEKVLFVNAFTTHFSNYHTPDRVRFGQDANPGAGELLRYLISQAYIPEYQVRWRWKPNSIAIWDNRSTQHYAVMDYPPCHRKMERAGIIGDKTY, from the coding sequence ATGAAAGTCGAACAATTGACCTGCAGCATTGGCGCCGAGCTGATTGGCGTCAATCTTGCCGACGCGGTGCATGATGACGGTCTGTTTGCCGAGATCCGCCAGCAGTTGCTCCAGCATCGCGTGGTGTTCCTGCGCGACCAGGACATCACCCGCGCCGAACACGTGGCCTTCGCCCGGCGTTTCGGCGAGCTGGAAGACCACCCGGTGGCCGGCAGCGACCCGGAGCATCCGGGCCTGGTGCGGATCTACAAGAATCCGGACCAGCCGATGGATCGCTACGAGAACGCCTGGCACACCGACGCCACCTGGCGCGAGGCACCGCCCATGGGCTGCGTGCTGCGCTGCGTGGAATGCCCGCCGGTGGGCGGCGACACCATGTGGACCAACATGGTCCAGGCCTACGCCAACCTGCCGGACGACGTGAAGCTGAAAATCGCCGACTTGCGTGCCCGCCACAGCATCGAGGCGAGTTTCGGCGCGGCCATGCCGATCGAAAAGCGCCTGGCGCTCAAGGCCATGTACCCGGACGCTGAGCACCCGGTGGTGCGTACCCACCCGGAAACCGGCGAGAAGGTGTTGTTCGTCAACGCCTTCACCACCCATTTCAGCAACTACCACACCCCGGATCGGGTGCGTTTCGGCCAGGACGCCAACCCCGGCGCCGGCGAGTTGCTGCGTTACCTGATCAGCCAGGCGTACATCCCCGAGTATCAGGTGCGCTGGCGCTGGAAGCCCAACAGCATCGCGATCTGGGACAACCGCAGCACCCAGCATTACGCGGTCATGGACTACCCGCCATGCCATCGCAAGATGGAGCGCGCCGGGATCATCGGCGACAAGACCTACTGA
- a CDS encoding phytoene desaturase family protein, with translation MKHYDAVVIGAGNAGLTAATALQRGGSRTLLIERHNIPGGCATSFVRGNFEFEVALHQLSGLGTEDKPFVMRKLFDKLGVLDKVEFIQEHALYRLVVPGELDVTLPASWSGIRRLLQALYPAESEAVERFMTLCEKVTLESFMTLPQATRANSEALLKSLCPNYLQYGLRSAREVLDEFFSDAKLKNILATYWLYLGVPPERLPFSDLATMLYAYAVFKPWHIKGGSQAMSSALVESFLEAGGEVRFNFAVEQIHTDAGRVCGVSLEGGERVSCAAVVSNASPLITFNELLDLERPPLQIQADFKSRRMGTSAFVIYLGLDCTPQELGVTTASSFIYETLDEAQIHARMGSLEPPLGGMLTCYNLEDPSAAPEGKSQVVLVCLQYGDVWKSVAPEDYARTKYEFAEKLIAVIEKVYPTVRQHIEEVEVATPLTMMRYLNTPGGAIYGFQQTTQDSALLRERLDAVPGLYMAGAWTSMGGFQPTYMAGESTARAVLKQLKTNEVAHV, from the coding sequence ATGAAGCACTACGATGCCGTGGTAATCGGTGCCGGCAATGCCGGGCTGACCGCTGCGACCGCGCTGCAACGGGGTGGCAGTCGCACCTTGCTGATCGAGCGGCACAACATTCCCGGCGGCTGCGCCACCTCGTTCGTGCGCGGCAACTTCGAATTCGAGGTGGCCTTGCATCAGCTCAGCGGCCTGGGCACCGAGGACAAACCGTTCGTGATGCGCAAGCTGTTCGACAAGCTCGGGGTGCTGGACAAGGTCGAGTTCATCCAGGAGCACGCGCTGTATCGGCTGGTGGTGCCGGGCGAATTGGATGTGACCCTGCCGGCCAGTTGGTCGGGGATCCGTCGCCTGCTGCAGGCGCTGTATCCAGCTGAAAGTGAGGCCGTCGAGCGCTTCATGACGCTCTGTGAAAAGGTCACCCTGGAAAGCTTCATGACCTTGCCCCAGGCCACCCGGGCCAACAGCGAGGCGTTGCTCAAATCGTTGTGCCCGAACTATCTGCAGTACGGCTTGCGCTCGGCGCGGGAGGTGCTGGATGAGTTTTTCAGCGACGCCAAGCTGAAGAACATTCTGGCGACCTACTGGCTGTACCTCGGCGTGCCGCCGGAGCGCCTGCCGTTCTCCGACCTGGCGACCATGCTCTACGCCTACGCGGTGTTCAAGCCTTGGCACATCAAGGGCGGTTCCCAGGCCATGTCCAGTGCCCTGGTGGAGTCGTTTCTCGAGGCCGGTGGCGAGGTGCGTTTCAACTTCGCTGTCGAGCAGATTCACACCGACGCCGGGCGAGTTTGCGGCGTCAGCCTGGAAGGCGGCGAGCGCGTCAGTTGCGCGGCGGTGGTGTCCAACGCCAGCCCGCTGATCACCTTCAACGAACTGCTTGACCTTGAGCGGCCGCCGTTGCAGATCCAGGCCGATTTCAAGTCTCGGCGCATGGGCACGTCGGCCTTCGTGATCTACCTCGGACTGGACTGCACGCCGCAGGAACTGGGGGTGACCACCGCTTCCAGCTTTATCTACGAGACCCTCGACGAGGCGCAGATTCACGCGCGCATGGGCAGCCTCGAGCCGCCGTTGGGCGGCATGTTGACCTGCTACAACCTCGAGGACCCGAGTGCCGCGCCCGAGGGCAAAAGCCAGGTGGTGCTGGTCTGCCTGCAGTACGGCGACGTGTGGAAATCGGTCGCGCCCGAGGATTACGCACGGACCAAGTATGAATTCGCGGAAAAGCTCATCGCCGTGATCGAGAAGGTCTACCCCACGGTGCGCCAGCACATCGAGGAGGTCGAGGTGGCCACGCCCCTGACCATGATGCGCTACCTCAACACCCCGGGCGGGGCGATCTACGGGTTCCAGCAGACGACCCAGGACTCGGCGCTACTGCGCGAGCGCCTGGACGCGGTGCCGGGGCTGTACATGGCCGGCGCCTGGACTTCCATGGGCGGTTTCCAGCCGACCTACATGGCCGGCGAATCCACGGCCAGGGCCGTGCTCAAGCAACTGAAAACCAATGAGGTGGCGCATGTCTGA
- a CDS encoding sugar phosphate isomerase/epimerase family protein translates to MNNKIQERFNTLLSHKAGANETVPTLTPALARQLLERLDQLRLFAHAYPLLTNLTHGRVTPADLLDFAYRHELQGLSLHLLDGEENSLGQMNADQLQAFADKARALELAVHLEISSTRKADVDQVVAIARALGTRNIRVYSRYEGTLSQVMDRIETDLHYLAQQADEHDLFFDFEQHEELKSDEIAQLLSRLNHPRLHALFDFGNMINACEQPLPALRNLAPHIRQVHLKGVRVVPEYNGFGHYGVLQGSAEDDLPNARMLFELLLLGDSSPQVVAFILEQENHYVAPAFRQVDEASDPFIAYREMSETALPQGFSLERMLADEHRWANNQVAYVRGLLAELRTLAELTLAHDNHA, encoded by the coding sequence ATGAACAATAAGATCCAAGAGCGCTTCAACACCTTGCTCAGCCACAAGGCTGGGGCGAACGAAACAGTCCCGACCTTGACCCCGGCACTGGCCCGCCAGTTGCTTGAGCGCCTCGACCAACTGCGCCTGTTCGCCCACGCCTACCCGCTGCTGACCAACCTGACCCACGGCCGCGTCACCCCCGCCGACCTGCTGGACTTCGCCTATCGCCACGAGTTGCAGGGTCTGAGCCTGCACCTGCTGGACGGTGAGGAAAACAGCCTCGGCCAGATGAACGCCGATCAACTCCAGGCATTCGCCGACAAAGCTCGGGCGCTGGAGTTGGCCGTGCACCTGGAAATCAGCAGTACGCGCAAAGCCGATGTCGATCAGGTGGTAGCCATCGCCAGGGCCCTGGGCACGCGCAATATCCGCGTCTACTCGCGTTACGAAGGCACGCTGTCGCAGGTCATGGACCGGATCGAGACCGACCTGCACTACCTCGCGCAGCAAGCCGACGAGCACGACCTGTTCTTCGATTTCGAGCAGCACGAAGAACTCAAGAGCGACGAAATCGCCCAACTGTTGAGTCGCCTCAACCACCCGCGCCTGCATGCGCTGTTCGACTTCGGCAACATGATCAACGCCTGCGAACAACCGCTGCCGGCGCTGCGCAACCTCGCGCCGCACATCCGCCAGGTCCACCTCAAGGGCGTGCGCGTGGTCCCCGAATACAACGGTTTCGGCCATTACGGCGTGCTCCAGGGCAGCGCCGAAGACGACCTGCCCAATGCGCGGATGCTGTTCGAACTGCTGCTGCTCGGAGACTCCAGCCCGCAAGTCGTCGCCTTCATTCTCGAGCAGGAAAATCACTACGTGGCGCCGGCGTTCCGTCAGGTCGACGAGGCCAGCGATCCGTTCATTGCCTACCGGGAAATGAGCGAAACCGCCCTGCCCCAAGGCTTTTCCCTGGAACGGATGCTGGCCGACGAGCACCGTTGGGCCAACAACCAGGTGGCCTACGTGCGCGGCCTGCTGGCCGAACTGCGCACCCTGGCCGAACTGACCCTGGCCCACGACAACCACGCCTGA
- a CDS encoding MFS transporter — protein MTTQDKAKWLRFLILVLGGGTIYKLANLKDAFYIPMQQFMGLSHTEIGLLLSANAIIATALFVLGGMLADRYDTRKMIPLGLIGTGGLGLYLATFPPFSSLLIVFSLLAVCADCLFWPSLLKAIRNLGDEQEQGRLFGLLEGGRGVIDTLVAFSALGIFVALGSGEAGLKSAILFYSVIDILAGTLIWLLLKSGDTQASAKPKKGMGNLLEAIKVPGIWLVSLNVFMVYIVYCGLTYFIPYLKEMYGLPVALVGAYGIINQYFLKILGGPAGGFIADKQFKSTSRYLKWAFLALLPLMGVILLIPKSPGFIYAGMAATLSFALIVFSMRGVFWAPMGEVGIPSHITGSAFGIGCLIGYAPGMFAYVIYGSILDHFPGEQGYNYVFSLMSVLALVGFMVSSLLYRSVQNRLVGGDAVVSAA, from the coding sequence ATGACAACCCAAGACAAGGCCAAATGGCTGCGCTTCCTGATCCTCGTCCTCGGCGGCGGGACCATCTACAAACTGGCGAACCTCAAGGACGCTTTCTACATCCCCATGCAGCAATTCATGGGCCTGAGCCACACCGAAATTGGCCTGCTGCTGAGCGCCAACGCGATCATCGCCACCGCCCTGTTCGTCCTCGGCGGGATGCTTGCCGACCGCTACGACACCCGCAAAATGATCCCCCTCGGGCTGATCGGCACCGGTGGCCTGGGGCTGTACCTGGCGACCTTTCCACCGTTCAGCAGCCTGCTGATCGTCTTCAGCCTGCTGGCGGTGTGCGCCGACTGCCTGTTCTGGCCTTCGCTGCTCAAGGCCATCCGCAACCTTGGCGACGAGCAGGAACAGGGTCGCCTGTTCGGCTTGCTCGAAGGCGGTCGCGGGGTGATCGATACCCTGGTGGCGTTCTCTGCGCTGGGTATTTTCGTCGCCCTCGGCTCCGGTGAAGCCGGGCTGAAATCGGCGATCCTGTTCTACTCGGTGATCGACATCCTCGCCGGCACGTTGATCTGGCTGTTGTTGAAAAGCGGTGACACGCAGGCCAGCGCCAAGCCGAAAAAAGGCATGGGCAACCTGCTGGAAGCGATCAAGGTGCCAGGCATCTGGCTGGTCAGCCTCAACGTGTTCATGGTCTACATCGTCTACTGCGGCCTGACCTACTTCATTCCCTACCTCAAGGAAATGTACGGCCTGCCGGTGGCCCTGGTCGGCGCCTACGGCATCATCAACCAGTACTTCCTGAAAATCCTCGGCGGCCCGGCCGGTGGTTTCATTGCCGACAAGCAATTCAAAAGCACCAGCCGCTACCTGAAATGGGCCTTCCTCGCCCTGCTGCCGTTGATGGGCGTCATCCTGTTGATCCCGAAAAGCCCGGGCTTCATCTACGCCGGCATGGCCGCCACCCTGTCCTTCGCGCTGATCGTGTTCTCCATGCGCGGAGTATTCTGGGCGCCCATGGGCGAAGTCGGCATCCCGTCGCACATCACCGGCTCCGCCTTCGGCATCGGCTGCCTGATCGGCTACGCGCCGGGGATGTTCGCCTATGTGATCTACGGCTCGATCCTCGACCACTTTCCCGGTGAGCAGGGCTACAACTATGTGTTCAGCCTGATGAGTGTGCTGGCGTTGGTTGGGTTTATGGTCTCGAGTCTGTTGTATCGGTCGGTGCAGAACAGGTTGGTGGGGGGCGATGCAGTGGTGAGTGCTGCGTGA
- a CDS encoding IS256 family transposase, producing the protein MPTKKKSERQPVRELPKLPKELLDQLPQTLMTAEAIEEASAAFKKALIERALNAELGHHLGYPSGAQRPEDETNQRNGKSGKTVLTGDGPIRLDIPRDRNGSFSPILIPKHERRYTGFDDKIIAMYARGMTVREIRAFLSEQYSTDVSPDFISSVTDEVMEEIGAWQQRPLEPMYPVIFFDALRVKIREEGLVRNKAIYLALGVLPDGTRDILGIWIENTEGAKFWMKVFNDLKTRGVEDVLIAVTDGLKGMPEALSAVFPETTLQTCIVHLIRNSLDYAAWDKRRALAKALKPIYQAINAEAAEQALDEFENGPWGKQYPTVVAAWRRAWDRVIPFFVFPPAIRKVIYTTNAIESINAQLRKIIKTRGHFPNDDAATKLIWLGLRNITANWGSAAHDWKSAMNQFAILYGDRFIRPTW; encoded by the coding sequence ATGCCAACCAAAAAGAAATCTGAGCGCCAACCGGTGCGGGAGCTGCCGAAGCTTCCAAAGGAACTGCTGGATCAACTCCCTCAAACACTGATGACCGCTGAGGCGATCGAAGAGGCTTCTGCGGCCTTCAAGAAAGCGCTGATTGAACGCGCCCTAAATGCCGAGCTTGGCCACCATTTGGGTTATCCATCGGGCGCGCAGCGCCCGGAGGACGAAACCAACCAGCGCAACGGCAAGAGCGGCAAGACGGTGCTCACCGGCGATGGCCCGATACGCCTGGATATTCCGCGCGACCGCAACGGCAGTTTCTCGCCGATTCTGATCCCCAAGCATGAGCGCCGTTATACCGGTTTCGATGACAAGATCATCGCCATGTACGCCCGTGGAATGACGGTCAGAGAGATTCGTGCGTTTCTTTCTGAGCAGTACAGCACGGACGTCTCGCCCGATTTCATCAGCTCTGTGACCGACGAGGTCATGGAAGAGATTGGCGCGTGGCAACAGCGCCCGCTGGAGCCGATGTACCCGGTCATTTTCTTTGATGCGCTACGGGTGAAGATCCGCGAAGAAGGCTTGGTACGCAACAAGGCCATTTACCTGGCGTTGGGTGTTTTACCCGACGGGACGCGCGATATCCTGGGCATCTGGATCGAGAACACCGAGGGTGCGAAGTTCTGGATGAAGGTGTTCAACGACCTCAAAACGCGAGGCGTCGAGGACGTGCTGATTGCCGTGACCGATGGCCTCAAGGGCATGCCAGAGGCCCTCAGCGCAGTGTTTCCAGAAACAACACTGCAGACATGCATTGTGCATCTGATTCGCAACAGCCTGGACTACGCGGCTTGGGACAAGCGTCGAGCACTGGCCAAGGCGCTGAAGCCGATTTATCAGGCCATCAACGCAGAAGCGGCTGAGCAGGCCTTGGATGAGTTTGAAAACGGGCCTTGGGGCAAACAGTATCCAACGGTCGTGGCCGCCTGGAGACGCGCTTGGGATCGAGTGATTCCATTCTTTGTTTTCCCGCCCGCCATCCGGAAGGTGATCTATACCACCAACGCGATTGAGAGCATCAATGCTCAGCTACGTAAGATCATAAAGACCCGTGGCCACTTCCCGAACGACGATGCAGCGACCAAACTGATCTGGTTGGGGCTACGAAACATCACGGCAAACTGGGGCTCAGCGGCCCATGACTGGAAAAGTGCGATGAATCAATTTGCGATTCTGTACGGAGATCGGTTCATCAGGCCGACCTGGTGA
- a CDS encoding quinone oxidoreductase family protein, with translation MAKAIRFYETGGPEVLRYEDVDVGEPGPGQVRLRHVAVGLNYADTYFRNGTYPIPMPNGMGVEASGVVQAVGEGVTNVQVGDRVTYTGFLNTLGAYSTERLIPAAPLIKLPETISFETAAAMTMRGLTSSYLMRRIYDFKAGDTILLHAAAGGVGLIVSQWAKLLGLNVIGTVSTEQKAEIARAHGCDHTINYSHEDVAARVRELTDGVGVNVVFDSVGKNTFMGSLDSLKPRGLMVCVGTASGPIPAFDPVLLAMKGSLFLTRPALANYISDPAEKAELAGELFDHVGSGRIKIEINQHYALQDAVQAHRDLESRKTTGSSIFVI, from the coding sequence ATGGCCAAAGCCATTCGCTTCTACGAAACCGGCGGTCCCGAAGTCCTTCGCTATGAAGATGTCGACGTCGGTGAACCCGGTCCTGGGCAGGTTCGTCTGCGCCATGTGGCCGTCGGCCTCAACTATGCCGACACCTATTTCCGCAATGGCACCTACCCGATCCCGATGCCCAACGGCATGGGCGTCGAGGCCTCCGGCGTGGTCCAGGCCGTCGGTGAAGGGGTGACCAACGTCCAGGTGGGCGACCGCGTCACCTACACCGGTTTTCTCAATACCCTGGGTGCCTACAGCACCGAGCGCCTGATCCCGGCCGCGCCGCTGATCAAACTGCCGGAAACCATCAGCTTCGAAACCGCCGCGGCAATGACCATGCGTGGCCTGACCTCTTCGTACCTGATGCGCCGTATTTACGACTTCAAAGCCGGTGACACCATCCTGCTGCACGCCGCTGCCGGCGGTGTCGGCCTGATCGTTTCGCAATGGGCCAAGCTGCTCGGCCTGAACGTGATTGGCACCGTGTCCACCGAGCAAAAGGCCGAAATCGCCCGCGCTCACGGTTGCGACCACACCATCAACTACAGCCATGAAGACGTCGCCGCCCGCGTGCGTGAACTGACCGACGGCGTCGGCGTCAACGTGGTGTTCGACAGCGTTGGCAAGAACACTTTCATGGGCTCCCTGGATTCGTTGAAGCCGCGCGGCCTGATGGTCTGCGTGGGGACCGCGTCGGGGCCGATCCCGGCGTTCGACCCGGTGCTGCTGGCGATGAAGGGTTCGCTGTTCCTGACCCGTCCGGCCCTGGCCAACTACATCAGCGACCCGGCGGAAAAAGCCGAGCTGGCCGGCGAGTTGTTCGACCACGTTGGCAGCGGCCGGATCAAGATCGAGATCAACCAGCACTACGCCCTGCAGGACGCGGTGCAGGCCCATCGCGACCTTGAGTCACGCAAGACCACCGGCTCGTCGATTTTCGTCATTTAA
- a CDS encoding 3-keto-5-aminohexanoate cleavage protein — translation MQFFDDSLHPENMEKVVITVAPYGPEWMPEDFPEDIPLTMDEQVQKAVECYDAGATVLHLHVRELDGKGSKRLSKFNELIAGVREAVPEMIIQVGGSISFAPESDGEAAKWLSDDTRHMLAELTPKPDQVTVAINTTQMNIMELLYPEYLKGTSLDNPMIHAAYSEMTVPAGPAWVAEHLKRLTENGIQPHFQLTGMHALETLERLVRRGVYMGPLNLTWIGIGGGFDGPNPFNFMNFIHRVPDACTLTAESLLKNVLPFNTMSMAMGLHARVGNEDTIIDHKGARFGSVDQIKQTVRIAHELGREVANGKEAREIYRIGVQYNSIEETLLANGMAPNRKAGQKGVPQRG, via the coding sequence ATGCAATTCTTCGACGATTCCCTGCACCCGGAAAACATGGAAAAGGTGGTCATCACCGTGGCCCCGTATGGTCCGGAGTGGATGCCGGAAGATTTCCCCGAAGACATCCCGCTGACCATGGACGAACAGGTGCAGAAGGCCGTCGAATGCTATGACGCCGGCGCCACCGTGCTGCACCTGCACGTGCGTGAGCTGGACGGCAAGGGCTCCAAGCGCCTGTCGAAATTCAACGAGCTGATCGCCGGTGTGCGCGAAGCCGTGCCGGAGATGATTATCCAGGTCGGCGGTTCGATTTCCTTCGCCCCGGAAAGCGACGGCGAAGCGGCCAAGTGGCTGTCCGACGACACCCGGCACATGCTCGCCGAACTGACGCCGAAACCGGACCAGGTGACGGTGGCGATCAACACCACCCAGATGAACATCATGGAACTGCTGTATCCGGAGTACCTCAAGGGCACTTCCCTGGATAACCCGATGATTCATGCTGCCTACAGCGAAATGACCGTACCGGCCGGCCCGGCCTGGGTCGCCGAGCACCTCAAGCGCCTGACCGAAAACGGCATCCAGCCGCACTTCCAGCTGACCGGCATGCACGCCCTGGAAACCCTCGAGCGCCTGGTGCGTCGTGGCGTGTACATGGGCCCGCTGAACCTGACCTGGATCGGTATCGGCGGCGGCTTCGACGGCCCGAACCCGTTCAACTTCATGAACTTCATCCACCGCGTGCCGGACGCCTGCACCCTGACCGCCGAGTCGCTGCTGAAGAACGTGCTGCCGTTTAACACTATGTCCATGGCCATGGGGCTGCACGCTCGGGTGGGCAACGAAGACACTATTATTGATCACAAGGGCGCGCGTTTCGGCTCGGTGGATCAGATCAAGCAAACCGTGCGCATTGCTCACGAGCTGGGTCGCGAAGTCGCCAACGGCAAGGAAGCCCGCGAGATCTATCGCATCGGTGTGCAATACAACAGCATCGAAGAAACCCTGCTGGCCAACGGTATGGCCCCCAACCGCAAGGCTGGGCAAAAAGGTGTGCCGCAGCGCGGCTGA